One window of the Runella slithyformis DSM 19594 genome contains the following:
- a CDS encoding response regulator transcription factor, whose amino-acid sequence MTKILYVEDEPFLGKIVKESLESRRFEVCMVTDGKDVMAQFKAFQPVICVLDVMLPHRDGYALAQDIRQLAPDMPIIFLTAKTQTEDLLKGFQAGGNDYIRKPFSMEELIVRIQNLLQLTNAKPAAAAPNDCIVLGTYTFYPHKYELYRAESLRKLSHRETELLSILAESRNFTVSRRDILMRVWGDDSFFNSRNLDVYITRLRDYLREDARLEIVTLKGVGYLFKCSG is encoded by the coding sequence ATGACCAAAATTCTGTACGTTGAAGACGAGCCCTTTTTGGGGAAAATTGTAAAAGAAAGTCTCGAAAGTCGCCGATTTGAGGTGTGCATGGTGACCGACGGCAAAGACGTTATGGCTCAATTTAAAGCCTTTCAGCCCGTTATTTGCGTGCTGGATGTGATGCTGCCGCACCGCGACGGGTATGCTTTGGCGCAGGATATCCGTCAATTGGCTCCCGACATGCCTATCATATTTCTGACCGCCAAAACCCAAACCGAAGACCTACTGAAAGGGTTTCAGGCAGGCGGAAATGATTATATACGCAAGCCTTTCAGCATGGAAGAATTGATCGTCAGAATTCAGAACCTGCTTCAATTGACCAATGCTAAGCCCGCCGCCGCGGCCCCCAACGACTGCATTGTGTTGGGTACTTACACGTTTTACCCGCATAAATACGAGCTGTACCGCGCCGAAAGCCTGCGCAAACTCTCCCACCGCGAAACGGAACTTCTCTCTATTTTGGCCGAAAGCCGCAACTTTACCGTCTCCCGCCGCGACATCCTCATGCGGGTCTGGGGCGATGATTCCTTCTTCAATTCCCGTAACTTAGACGTATACATCACCCGCCTGCGTGACTACCTCCGCGAAGATGCCCGGCTCGAAATCGTCACGCTCAAAGGGGTGGGGTATTTATTTAAGTGCAGCGGCTGA
- a CDS encoding glycogen synthase: MEKKTKKALLFEVAWEVCNQVGGIYTVIRSKVPAMVDQWGDDYVCLGPYFPQRALTEYEPITSDDGSGIYQTVEKMREAGFAVEYGYWLITGKPRVVLFDIRSMAAQMDRIKYGLWERHQISTVNIEDLVNQTLGFGEMVRVFLTLFAEDYAKKFEITAHFHEWMASSGLPDLRRDDVRIATVFTTHATMLGRYIASNERDFYHKLPFFDWKHEARHYGIEAQATVERLAYLSAHVSTTVSDVTARECEVFLGKYPDLVLPNGLNIQRFAAVHEFQNLHMKYKENIHRFIMGHFFQSYSFNLDKTLYFFTSGRYEFVNKGYDITMEALARLNWKMVQAKMDMTVVMFIVTKQPYHSMNPDVLQSRAVLGEIQDTCEAIEKQLGDKLFLASASSTDHHLPDLNQFVDEYWRLRLRRTIQTWKTKRLPPYVTHDLKQPDSITEYCERSGLKNHEQDRVKIVYHPDFIASTNPLFGLDYGQFVRGCHLGIFPSYYEPWGYTPLECVVRGIPTVTSDLSGFGDFIMQIMRDYENRGIYVINRKTQNFDQAADQLANIMFRFVRMNLRERIQQRNKVENISDVFDWGNLRSYYDTAHDLAAKKAFKTKVN; the protein is encoded by the coding sequence GTGGAAAAGAAAACTAAAAAAGCCCTCTTATTTGAAGTCGCTTGGGAAGTATGCAACCAGGTGGGAGGAATTTATACCGTAATACGCAGCAAGGTGCCTGCCATGGTCGATCAGTGGGGCGATGATTACGTTTGCTTGGGTCCCTATTTCCCTCAACGTGCTTTGACAGAATACGAACCCATCACTTCCGATGACGGTTCGGGCATTTATCAGACCGTAGAGAAAATGCGTGAAGCCGGTTTTGCGGTAGAATACGGCTATTGGCTGATCACGGGCAAGCCGCGCGTGGTACTGTTTGATATACGGAGTATGGCCGCTCAAATGGACCGTATCAAGTACGGCCTCTGGGAGCGTCATCAAATATCTACGGTCAATATTGAAGATTTGGTCAATCAGACGTTGGGTTTTGGTGAAATGGTACGTGTTTTCCTGACCCTTTTCGCGGAAGACTATGCCAAGAAATTCGAGATTACGGCGCATTTTCACGAGTGGATGGCAAGCTCGGGCTTACCGGACCTGCGTCGGGATGATGTACGGATTGCAACCGTATTTACGACCCATGCGACCATGCTTGGGCGGTATATTGCGTCCAACGAGCGAGATTTTTACCATAAGCTTCCCTTTTTTGATTGGAAACACGAGGCGCGGCATTATGGAATTGAAGCACAGGCCACGGTCGAGCGGCTGGCGTACCTGAGTGCCCATGTGAGTACTACCGTAAGTGATGTTACGGCGCGGGAATGTGAGGTTTTTCTGGGTAAATATCCTGACTTGGTATTGCCCAACGGACTTAATATTCAGCGGTTTGCGGCAGTGCACGAGTTTCAGAATCTGCACATGAAGTACAAGGAAAATATCCATCGGTTTATCATGGGTCACTTTTTCCAAAGCTATTCGTTCAATCTGGACAAAACGCTTTACTTCTTTACCTCGGGTCGCTATGAATTTGTCAATAAAGGCTATGACATAACGATGGAAGCCCTGGCGCGCCTGAACTGGAAAATGGTGCAGGCCAAAATGGACATGACCGTCGTGATGTTTATCGTGACCAAGCAGCCGTATCATTCCATGAATCCGGACGTGCTTCAATCGCGGGCGGTATTGGGCGAAATTCAGGATACGTGCGAAGCCATTGAAAAGCAATTGGGCGATAAATTGTTTTTAGCCTCTGCTTCTTCGACCGACCATCATTTGCCGGATCTGAACCAATTTGTGGACGAATATTGGCGACTTCGGCTTCGTCGTACCATTCAAACCTGGAAAACAAAGCGTTTGCCGCCGTACGTAACCCACGATCTTAAGCAACCGGATTCCATTACCGAATATTGCGAGCGCTCGGGCCTGAAAAACCACGAGCAGGATCGTGTCAAAATCGTCTACCACCCTGACTTTATTGCCTCCACCAATCCCCTTTTCGGTTTGGATTACGGACAGTTTGTGCGCGGATGTCACTTGGGTATTTTCCCAAGTTACTACGAGCCGTGGGGATACACACCGCTGGAGTGCGTAGTGCGAGGCATTCCCACCGTAACGAGCGACCTGTCGGGTTTTGGCGATTTTATCATGCAGATCATGCGTGATTATGAAAACCGAGGCATTTACGTGATCAATCGCAAGACCCAAAACTTTGATCAGGCTGCCGATCAACTGGCCAATATTATGTTCAGGTTTGTACGAATGAATCTACGTGAACGGATTCAGCAGCGTAATAAAGTAGAAAATATATCAGACGTTTTTGATTGGGGAAATCTACGCTCTTACTACGATACGGCCCACGATCTGGCCGCCAAGAAAGCGTTTAAAACAAAAGTGAATTAA
- a CDS encoding MBL fold metallo-hydrolase, with amino-acid sequence MLIGSAFLLTLAAGFYFFMYENFTWEIGGYRSNPALKTVRDDWKGNPVNPQGRFLNENLEALPGFSALWKWQRETNPQKAEKKADTFRLQVTKNGDFLTGTEDCVVWLGHATFFIRLNGVRILTDPVLESPSALMKRFSALPVAVSALKNMDYIIVSHDHRDHCDEKSLKALALQNPDATYLTGLGLDKLLADFTKSTDVQAAGWYQAYQTDTTKIEIIYLPARHWGRRYLNDTNKHLWGAYLIRANGKSVYFGSDSGYGTHYRDFAKYFGGVDAALLGVGAYKPEWFMSASHAGPKEAVQAAHEMKAKRMIPMHYGTFDLSDEPLGDCYRSLQQLQKQPENQGLIELAGVGEVIKI; translated from the coding sequence ATGCTTATCGGTTCTGCTTTTCTCCTGACGCTGGCGGCGGGATTCTATTTCTTTATGTACGAAAACTTTACGTGGGAAATAGGCGGTTATCGTTCAAATCCTGCGCTGAAGACCGTCCGCGACGATTGGAAAGGCAATCCCGTCAACCCACAGGGGCGTTTTTTGAACGAAAATTTGGAAGCACTGCCCGGATTCAGCGCCCTGTGGAAATGGCAACGCGAAACCAACCCCCAAAAAGCGGAGAAAAAAGCGGATACCTTTCGCCTACAGGTGACTAAAAACGGCGATTTTCTCACCGGTACGGAAGATTGTGTCGTCTGGCTGGGCCATGCTACATTTTTTATTCGCCTCAATGGGGTTCGAATATTAACCGACCCTGTGTTGGAAAGTCCTTCGGCCTTGATGAAGCGTTTTTCGGCACTGCCCGTGGCTGTTTCTGCATTGAAGAACATGGACTATATCATCGTTTCGCACGATCACCGTGACCATTGCGACGAAAAAAGCCTCAAAGCCCTTGCACTGCAAAACCCCGACGCCACCTATCTGACAGGGTTAGGATTGGATAAACTGCTTGCCGATTTTACGAAAAGCACCGACGTACAGGCAGCAGGCTGGTATCAGGCTTATCAAACGGATACCACCAAGATCGAGATCATTTATTTACCCGCCCGCCACTGGGGCCGACGCTATCTCAACGACACCAACAAACACTTATGGGGGGCTTATTTGATTAGAGCCAATGGCAAAAGTGTTTATTTCGGGTCTGATTCAGGCTACGGAACACACTACCGGGACTTTGCCAAGTACTTTGGCGGCGTGGATGCAGCGCTGCTGGGCGTAGGAGCCTATAAGCCCGAATGGTTTATGTCGGCCAGTCATGCCGGCCCGAAAGAGGCCGTGCAAGCCGCGCACGAAATGAAGGCAAAACGCATGATTCCCATGCACTACGGCACTTTTGATCTGTCAGACGAGCCGCTGGGAGATTGCTACCGCTCCCTCCAACAATTGCAGAAACAGCCCGAAAATCAGGGATTGATCGAGTTGGCGGGCGTGGGTGAAGTGATAAAAATATAG
- a CDS encoding acyltransferase family protein, with the protein MAPTLPARISSVDAYRGFVMFLMMAEVLEFGHISKALPDSSFWAFLAYNQDHVEWVGCSLHDLIQPSFSFLVGVALPYSIASRMAKGQNFGSMFGHTVQRSLILIFLGIFLRSMHREQTNFTFEDTLTQIGLGYPVLFWLGFKTFRTQLIALSTILVGYWLFFAAYPLPGADFDYASVGVTADWEHNLQGFAAHWNKNTNAAWSFDQWFMNLFPREKPFIRNGGGYSTLSFIPTLGTMVLGLMAGQWLKSDTAPMEKVKRFAALGVGLLVVGSLLNWLGICPNVKRIWTPTWVLFSGGWCFLLLAAFYWLVDIQGLRRAFFWLIVIGTNSIAAYIISHTIVEFIHHSIQIHVSATYDQVFGVTYESLVRGGLILLVEWLILHWMYRNRIFVRI; encoded by the coding sequence ATGGCCCCCACTTTACCCGCCCGTATCTCTTCGGTAGATGCTTACCGAGGGTTTGTTATGTTTTTGATGATGGCCGAAGTGCTCGAATTCGGTCATATTTCCAAAGCCCTGCCCGATAGTTCTTTCTGGGCTTTTCTAGCCTACAACCAAGACCACGTCGAATGGGTGGGGTGTTCGCTGCACGATTTGATTCAGCCTTCGTTCTCGTTTTTGGTGGGAGTGGCGTTGCCGTATTCCATTGCGAGCCGGATGGCCAAAGGGCAAAATTTCGGATCCATGTTCGGACATACTGTTCAGCGCTCGTTGATTCTGATCTTTCTCGGAATTTTTCTGCGTTCCATGCATCGGGAGCAAACCAACTTTACATTTGAAGATACGCTGACCCAAATCGGTTTGGGGTACCCCGTTTTATTCTGGCTGGGGTTTAAAACATTTCGCACCCAACTCATCGCTTTGTCGACTATTTTGGTAGGTTATTGGCTTTTCTTCGCGGCGTATCCGCTGCCGGGAGCCGATTTTGACTATGCATCAGTCGGTGTAACCGCTGATTGGGAACATAATCTACAGGGATTTGCGGCCCATTGGAACAAAAATACCAACGCTGCATGGTCGTTTGACCAGTGGTTTATGAATCTCTTTCCTCGCGAAAAACCCTTCATTCGCAACGGCGGTGGCTATTCTACGTTGAGTTTTATTCCTACATTGGGAACCATGGTTTTGGGATTAATGGCAGGGCAATGGTTGAAATCAGACACGGCACCCATGGAAAAAGTCAAGCGATTTGCCGCCTTGGGCGTTGGGTTGTTAGTGGTTGGTTCGCTGTTGAATTGGTTGGGTATTTGTCCCAATGTGAAGCGTATCTGGACGCCCACGTGGGTATTGTTCAGCGGCGGATGGTGTTTTCTGTTGTTGGCAGCCTTTTATTGGTTGGTCGATATTCAAGGGCTTCGGAGGGCTTTTTTCTGGTTGATTGTCATCGGGACCAATTCTATCGCGGCGTATATAATCTCCCATACCATAGTAGAGTTTATTCATCACTCTATTCAAATACATGTTTCTGCCACCTATGATCAGGTCTTTGGAGTCACCTATGAGTCGTTGGTACGCGGTGGATTGATTCTTTTAGTCGAGTGGCTGATTTTGCATTGGATGTACAGGAATCGGATTTTTGTAAGAATTTAA
- a CDS encoding sulfite exporter TauE/SafE family protein — protein sequence MSSITKPPVFAAEKPREIEDWLWIGIPIGLLTIVIGYLIYRHAGSFTFEAFKSGFNSDLVFYLLVGIGAQLVDGALGMGYGATATSFLLTLGVPPAVSSTSVHLSEMFTTGASAISHFKFKNINKKLFKTLLIPGVTGSIIGAYLLSDVIDGNVIKPYIAAYMVVLGCIIVSKGIKKINVKKPTKRLGILAVFGGFMDAVGGGGWGPIVTSTLIGRGRDPRYTIGSVNAAEFAVAFASGVTFLLFEGINSWQVVLGLMIGGMIAAPLGAYLVNKVNRRPLMILVGLLVIFLGLRVVLKAIL from the coding sequence ATGAGTTCCATCACAAAACCACCGGTCTTTGCGGCTGAAAAACCAAGAGAAATTGAAGATTGGTTATGGATTGGAATACCGATTGGCTTATTGACCATTGTGATTGGTTATTTGATTTACAGGCACGCCGGCAGTTTTACGTTTGAAGCTTTCAAATCGGGATTCAATTCCGATTTGGTGTTTTACCTTTTGGTAGGTATCGGTGCTCAGTTGGTAGATGGCGCGTTGGGCATGGGCTATGGGGCCACGGCCACTTCCTTTTTACTGACCCTGGGAGTGCCGCCGGCTGTCAGCAGTACGAGTGTCCACTTATCCGAAATGTTTACTACAGGGGCTTCGGCTATTTCGCACTTCAAATTCAAGAATATCAATAAAAAACTCTTCAAAACTTTACTGATTCCGGGTGTAACAGGTTCCATCATCGGGGCGTATTTACTCTCTGATGTGATAGATGGCAATGTCATTAAGCCCTATATTGCAGCATATATGGTGGTTTTGGGCTGTATTATCGTCAGTAAAGGAATCAAAAAGATAAACGTCAAAAAACCCACTAAGCGTTTGGGTATTTTAGCTGTTTTCGGGGGCTTCATGGATGCCGTCGGCGGTGGAGGCTGGGGCCCGATTGTGACCTCTACGCTCATTGGTCGTGGTCGTGACCCGCGCTATACCATTGGGTCGGTCAATGCCGCCGAATTTGCCGTGGCCTTTGCGAGTGGGGTGACTTTCCTGCTGTTTGAAGGCATCAACAGTTGGCAGGTTGTATTAGGATTGATGATCGGGGGCATGATCGCGGCTCCGCTCGGGGCGTATCTGGTCAACAAAGTAAATCGCCGCCCTTTGATGATCCTTGTGGGTTTATTAGTGATATTCTTAGGGTTAAGGGTGGTTTTGAAAGCTATATTATAG
- a CDS encoding trans-sulfuration enzyme family protein has translation MKRQTKAIRIQTKKTHYREHSTPMFLTSSFSFESAEQGKALFDETEEGNIYSRFSNPSVQEFVDKVCMLEGAEDGLATATGMAAVFASMAGILKSGDHLLACRALFGSAHQIITQILAKWGITYTYLDADASEEQWEAAVQPNSRMVYLETPSNPGLELVDLAMIGRICKKHNLIFNVDNCFATPIIQTPADFGADLIVHSATKFMDGQGRVLGGVVVGKAEYIAPIRFFCRHTGPSMSPFNAWTLSKSLETLELRMERHSQNALRLAEALEALPEVKKVNYPYLPSHAQYELAKAQMNAGGAIVTIELEGGFKRVSAFMKALTIPTLSSNLGDTRTIITNPFTTTHSKLKPDEKAALGITEGLIRISVGLESVEDLIEDFIQAAVVSAEAVAEKI, from the coding sequence ATGAAACGTCAGACCAAAGCGATCCGCATCCAAACCAAAAAGACACACTACCGCGAGCATTCCACGCCGATGTTTCTTACTTCAAGCTTCTCTTTTGAGTCGGCAGAGCAGGGCAAGGCGCTCTTTGACGAAACCGAAGAGGGCAATATCTACAGTCGTTTTTCCAACCCAAGTGTGCAGGAGTTTGTGGATAAAGTATGCATGTTGGAAGGAGCCGAAGACGGCCTTGCTACCGCTACGGGGATGGCAGCGGTATTTGCAAGCATGGCGGGTATCCTAAAATCCGGTGACCACTTGTTGGCCTGTCGGGCGTTGTTTGGGTCGGCGCATCAGATCATTACGCAGATTTTGGCCAAATGGGGAATTACCTATACGTATCTGGATGCCGATGCTTCTGAAGAGCAATGGGAAGCCGCCGTGCAGCCTAACAGTCGCATGGTCTACCTCGAAACACCATCCAATCCGGGCTTGGAGTTGGTGGATTTGGCCATGATCGGTCGGATCTGTAAAAAACACAACCTGATTTTCAACGTAGACAACTGCTTTGCCACGCCGATTATTCAAACACCGGCTGATTTCGGGGCGGATCTGATCGTGCATTCCGCGACCAAATTCATGGATGGCCAGGGACGTGTATTAGGGGGAGTGGTAGTTGGTAAAGCCGAGTACATTGCGCCGATTCGCTTTTTCTGTCGCCATACCGGCCCATCGATGTCGCCTTTTAATGCGTGGACCTTAAGCAAAAGCCTCGAAACGCTGGAATTACGCATGGAGCGTCACAGCCAAAATGCGCTGCGGTTGGCCGAAGCATTGGAAGCATTACCCGAAGTAAAGAAGGTAAATTACCCCTATTTGCCTAGCCATGCCCAGTATGAATTGGCCAAAGCGCAGATGAACGCGGGAGGTGCCATTGTAACCATTGAATTGGAAGGCGGCTTTAAGCGCGTAAGTGCGTTTATGAAAGCATTGACCATTCCCACCCTGTCGTCAAACTTGGGCGATACCCGTACCATTATTACCAATCCATTTACGACCACGCACTCAAAACTCAAACCCGACGAGAAAGCGGCGTTAGGCATTACGGAAGGCTTGATTCGTATTTCGGTGGGATTGGAATCCGTAGAGGATTTGATCGAAGACTTTATACAGGCGGCGGTAGTAAGTGCTGAGGCGGTTGCCGAGAAGATATAA
- a CDS encoding phosphoadenylyl-sulfate reductase, whose protein sequence is MILTETPTTESLLSLLSGKTEVESLRLLAEMFPGQVAFSTSLGYEDQVITDMILANGIDIRIFTLDTGRMFPETYMTLQKTNHRYDTKIEVMFPKNEAVEQLLTQKGPLSFYESIENRKECCFIRKVEPLNRALKGVKIWVTGIRAEQSPNRTDMQAIEWDGGHDLFKYNPLLPWTFEQVKSYVKEHNVPYNPLHDKGFVSIGCAPCTRAIREGEDFRAGRWWWEDESKKECGLHAR, encoded by the coding sequence ATGATACTCACCGAAACACCTACAACAGAATCGTTACTTAGCTTGCTTAGCGGCAAAACCGAAGTGGAATCATTACGTCTATTGGCCGAAATGTTTCCCGGACAGGTAGCGTTTTCGACAAGTTTAGGGTATGAAGACCAAGTGATCACGGATATGATCCTGGCCAACGGAATTGACATCCGAATCTTTACCCTGGATACGGGGCGGATGTTTCCCGAAACCTACATGACGCTGCAAAAAACCAATCATCGCTACGATACCAAAATCGAAGTGATGTTCCCCAAAAACGAAGCCGTTGAACAATTGCTGACGCAGAAAGGGCCTTTGAGTTTTTATGAATCCATCGAAAACCGCAAAGAGTGCTGCTTTATTCGTAAAGTAGAGCCTTTGAACCGGGCCTTGAAAGGCGTAAAGATTTGGGTAACGGGTATCCGTGCCGAACAATCGCCCAACCGGACCGACATGCAGGCTATTGAGTGGGATGGAGGACATGATCTGTTTAAATACAATCCTCTTTTACCCTGGACATTTGAGCAGGTAAAAAGCTACGTGAAAGAGCATAATGTGCCCTATAATCCATTGCACGATAAAGGCTTTGTAAGCATTGGCTGCGCCCCCTGTACCCGGGCCATTCGTGAAGGTGAAGATTTTCGCGCCGGCCGCTGGTGGTGGGAAGATGAAAGTAAAAAAGAGTGCGGTTTGCACGCCAGATAA
- a CDS encoding four helix bundle protein produces the protein MTHNFKELKIWQLGLEIARLSYKVTRTFPDEEKYVLTSQIRRAAISIPSNIAEGSGRSTDSQFCHFLDISLGSSCELETQMILAFEFNYFDKTHFETFNELIGEFRRRTRSFKSKLQNQTR, from the coding sequence ATGACACATAATTTCAAAGAATTAAAAATTTGGCAATTGGGATTAGAAATTGCCCGTTTGAGTTATAAAGTTACGCGCACTTTCCCTGATGAAGAAAAGTATGTACTGACTTCTCAGATTCGCCGAGCGGCTATTTCCATTCCAAGTAATATTGCTGAAGGAAGCGGCAGAAGTACAGATAGCCAATTTTGCCATTTTTTAGATATTTCATTGGGTTCATCATGTGAACTGGAAACTCAAATGATCTTAGCCTTTGAGTTTAATTATTTCGATAAGACTCATTTTGAGACTTTTAACGAATTAATAGGAGAGTTTAGAAGACGAACTCGTTCTTTTAAAAGTAAATTACAAAATCAGACACGATAA
- the cysD gene encoding sulfate adenylyltransferase subunit CysD yields the protein MSNIQSPESIVQRQDYLDQLESEAIYIMREVAGQFERPALLFSGGKDSITLVRLAQKAFAPGKIPFPLVHIDTGHNFPEAIQYRDWLANEVGAKLIVRQVEDTIKAKGLKEQTGKNASRNWLQTYTLLDTIEEFEFDACIGGARRDEEKARAKERIFSFRDEFGQWDPKRQRPELWNLFNGKISKGENVRCFPISNWTELDVWSYIEREKIPLPTIYFSHQREMILRDGNLLANADFIFKDESDVIVTKTVRFRTVGDMTCTAAVESDADTIEKVVNEIKATRISERGETRIDDQQTEAAMEDRKKGGYF from the coding sequence ATGTCCAATATCCAAAGTCCGGAGTCTATTGTCCAACGTCAGGATTATTTAGACCAGCTCGAATCCGAAGCCATTTACATCATGCGGGAAGTGGCCGGGCAATTTGAGCGTCCCGCCCTGTTGTTTTCGGGTGGCAAAGATTCGATTACCCTTGTACGTTTGGCTCAAAAGGCGTTTGCTCCGGGCAAAATCCCTTTTCCGTTAGTACACATTGACACAGGCCATAATTTTCCCGAAGCGATTCAGTACCGCGATTGGCTGGCCAATGAAGTCGGTGCCAAGCTGATCGTGCGTCAGGTGGAAGATACCATCAAAGCCAAAGGCTTAAAAGAACAAACGGGGAAAAACGCCAGCCGTAACTGGCTGCAGACCTATACGCTGCTCGATACCATTGAAGAGTTTGAATTTGATGCGTGCATCGGCGGGGCGCGTCGCGACGAAGAAAAAGCCCGCGCCAAAGAACGTATCTTCTCTTTCCGTGATGAGTTTGGTCAATGGGACCCTAAGCGTCAGCGCCCGGAATTGTGGAATTTGTTTAACGGCAAAATCAGCAAAGGTGAAAACGTACGTTGTTTTCCAATTTCCAACTGGACGGAATTAGACGTATGGTCGTACATTGAGCGTGAAAAAATTCCGTTGCCCACCATTTATTTCTCTCATCAACGGGAAATGATCTTACGGGATGGAAACCTGTTGGCGAATGCCGACTTCATTTTCAAAGATGAAAGCGATGTGATTGTCACCAAAACCGTTCGTTTCCGTACGGTGGGCGACATGACCTGTACGGCAGCCGTGGAATCAGATGCCGATACGATCGAAAAAGTGGTCAACGAGATCAAGGCAACGCGCATCAGCGAACGCGGCGAAACCCGCATCGACGACCAGCAAACCGAAGCAGCCATGGAAGACCGCAAAAAGGGCGGATATTTTTAA
- a CDS encoding sulfate adenylyltransferase subunit 1, with amino-acid sequence MDILRFITAGSVDDGKSTLIGRLLYDTKSILADQLEAVERASKTRGDGEIDLALLTDGLRSEREQGITIDVAYKYFQTPNRKFISIDAPGHIQYTRNMVTGASNADLAIILIDARLGVVEQTRRHSLIASLLGIPHIVVAVNKMDLVGYSEDAFLQIAQDYKKLADKLGIKDLKIIPVSALAGDNIVDKSEAMPWYTGETMLHFLENVNVLNDLNLTDARMAVQYVLRPQTEELHDYRGYAGRIQSGVFKKGDTITVLPSEQTSKIAKIEVYGQEVEEATAPQSVTLLLETDVDISRGDLISGTGNQPKLSQDVEATVCWMDDRKELKVGNKYTLQHGTSRVRCSVKGIEYRIDVNNYEQLEDIESLKLNDIAKIILRTAKPLAYDSYQKNRANGAAILIDETSHVTVGACMVEA; translated from the coding sequence ATGGATATTCTAAGATTTATAACCGCAGGCAGTGTTGACGACGGAAAAAGTACGTTGATCGGCCGCTTGCTTTACGATACAAAAAGCATCTTGGCCGACCAACTGGAGGCCGTAGAGCGCGCCAGCAAAACCCGTGGTGACGGCGAAATTGACTTGGCATTGCTGACCGATGGCCTTCGTTCGGAGCGTGAGCAGGGCATTACCATCGACGTAGCCTACAAGTATTTCCAAACGCCCAATCGCAAGTTTATCAGCATTGATGCGCCCGGTCACATTCAGTATACCCGCAACATGGTGACGGGTGCTTCCAATGCCGATCTGGCCATTATTTTGATCGACGCCCGCCTTGGAGTGGTGGAACAAACGCGTCGTCATTCATTGATTGCGTCGCTGCTGGGCATTCCGCACATTGTGGTGGCGGTCAATAAAATGGATTTGGTGGGGTACTCGGAAGATGCTTTCTTACAAATTGCGCAGGATTACAAAAAACTGGCGGATAAACTTGGCATCAAAGACCTGAAAATTATCCCCGTCAGTGCCTTGGCCGGTGATAACATTGTGGATAAGTCGGAGGCAATGCCTTGGTACACGGGCGAAACAATGCTTCATTTTCTCGAAAATGTAAACGTGTTGAATGACCTGAACCTGACGGATGCGCGCATGGCTGTACAATACGTACTGCGCCCGCAAACGGAAGAATTGCACGACTATCGCGGCTATGCAGGAAGGATTCAAAGCGGCGTTTTCAAAAAAGGCGATACCATCACGGTTTTGCCTTCGGAACAAACGTCTAAAATCGCCAAAATCGAAGTCTACGGTCAAGAAGTGGAAGAAGCTACTGCGCCGCAATCGGTGACGCTATTGCTCGAAACGGACGTAGACATCAGTCGCGGAGATTTGATCAGCGGTACGGGAAATCAACCGAAATTGAGCCAGGACGTTGAAGCCACCGTTTGTTGGATGGATGATCGTAAAGAGTTGAAAGTGGGTAATAAATACACGCTCCAACACGGTACAAGTCGGGTGCGTTGTTCTGTCAAAGGCATTGAATACCGCATTGACGTTAATAATTACGAACAATTGGAAGATATAGAAAGTCTGAAATTGAACGACATCGCTAAAATCATACTGCGCACGGCTAAGCCTCTGGCGTACGATTCGTATCAGAAAAACCGCGCTAACGGTGCCGCGATCCTGATCGATGAAACTTCCCACGTGACCGTCGGTGCCTGTATGGTAGAAGCATAA